CGTTCGATGGGCATCACCGTCGAGTAACCTCGGCACCTCACCGTAAACGCCGCCCCGGCGGCATGTGGAAGGGCCTGCGCAGGTCCGTCAACCACAACTGCTAAGGAGAAAAGCAGAAATGGCAAAGCGCTCAAAGAACTACAGGAAGTCGGCGGAGAAGATCCACGCCGGCGAGATCTACTCCCCCCGCAAGGCGATGGAGCTGGCGAAGGAGACGTCGACCGTCAAGTTCGACGCCACCGTCGAGGTCATGTTCCGTCTCGGCGTCGACCCTCGCAAGGCCGACCAGATGGTCCGCGGCACGGTCAACCTGCCCCACGGCACCGGCAAGACTGCCCGCGTCATCGTCTTCGCGACGGGTGACCGCGCTCAGCAGGCGATCGACGCCGGCGCTGACGAGGTCGGCGGCGACGAGCTCATCGAGAAGGTCGCCGGCGGCTGGACCGACTTCGATGCGGCTGTCGCGACCCCGGACCTCATGGGCAAGGTCGGCCGTCTCGGCCGCGTCCTCGGCCCCCGTGGCCTCATGCCCAACCCGAAGACCGGCACGGTGACGATGGACGTCGCGAAGGCAGTGTCCGACATCAAGGGTGGCCGCATCGAGTTCCGTGTCGACAAGCACGGCAACCTCGGCTTCATCGTCGGCAAGACCTCGTTCTCGGTCGAGCAGCTCGTCGAGAACTACGCCGCGGCGCAGGAGGAGATCCTCCGCCTCAAGCCGTCCTCCTCGAAGGGCCGCTATATCTCGAAGGCCACGGTCTCGACCACGATGGGCCCGGGCATCCCGCTCGACGCCTCGAAGACTCGCGACCTGCTCGAGGACTGACCCTGTACAGCCCAACGGCCTCCGCCCCCGACCATCCGGTCGGGGGCGCCCGTTTGGACTGGGCAGTCGCGCTCATCCTCGCGCTCGCCTCGCTCGTCTGGTCGGCCATCGCCATCTCCTCCTCGCCCGGACTGAGCCGCTACGACGAGTGGACGTATATCGACTACGCGCAGCGCATCTCCCAGGGGGAGATCCCCGTCCAGGGCGATGAGCTGACGGAGTATGCCAGGCAGGCGTGGAGCTGCCGTGGCATGGAGGGGGACATTCGCGGCGTCACGCCGCCACCATGCGAGGAGGTCGGCGAACGGCCCGCGGGGGAGTGGCCCTTCGAGGGCGAGAACTACAACGCCTTCCATCCGCCCCTCTACTTCGCCTTCGCCGGACTCATCGGCCAGGCCTTCGACGGCGCGGGCGCCGACTTCACGGACGGGGCACGCACCGCCTCCGCCATCCTCGCCGCCGCGGGCGCCGCAGCCGTCTACCTCGCTGTGCGCCAGTGGGGAGTGGGGCGGAGGAATTCGGCCGGGGCCACGTTCGTGGCGACGAGCGCTCCAGCGCTCGCCCAATCGGCCGCGATCGTCCACAATGATGCCGCGAGCATGCTGGCGGGCGCTGCCGCCGTGTGGATCGGGGCGAGGATCTTCAGGCACGGCAATCACGGCTGGCTGCTGCCCCTCATCATCACGGCCCTCATCTCGTCGACGAGGACGATGTCGGTCGTCACGCTCCTTGCAGTCGGAGCCCTCTCTTTTGTCGTTGCCCTGCGCGGGGACGATCGCTGGAGGCGTGTAAAGCCCTCCCTCGCCATCGCCGCAGGCACCATGGTGCCGTACGTGCTGTGGACGGCGTTTCAGAACTCCCGGCGGCCGGACGACTATGTCCCCGCGATCACCGGGCTGTCGACGGAGCCGTTCGATGCGGGATCACTGCCGACCGTGGTCAACTCGATCGTCGGGGGCGGCGCGCCCTGGGGGCTGACCTCGCCGGCGGGCGACTGGTATCTCCACCCCGATCTCGACTCGGGCCTGCTGACAGGGTGGAGCTGGGTCCTCTACGCCGTGTTCCTCGTTCTGTTGCCTGTCGCCCTCTATGTCGCCATCAAGGGCAGGGCCGACATCCGACACCTCGCCATCCTTGTTCTCCTCCTGCCCGCCTTCACCGCCCTCATCGTCCAGGCGCGCGAGATTCTTTCGAATGACGCTCACTTCCGGGCGATCTCCGGCAGGTACTCCATCACCGCAGTGCCGATGTACGCGGCCTTCCTTGGCGTCCTGTCCGAGCGCCACGCCGGTGAATTGCTCCGGAATTGGCTGCTGCTCGGATTCGGCACTGCAGGGTTCACTGCACTTCTGCTGTCCCCCTTCGTCTAGTGTGCCTGCCGCGCACTCACGCGACAGGCACGCGAGACGTCAGCTGTGGGGGCTGCTCGCGAGCGGGAGCCGCTCGAAGGCGCGGACAGCCGCCAGGCCTATGAGAGCGATGAGAGGCGTCGCGGTCAGACC
This is a stretch of genomic DNA from Flaviflexus salsibiostraticola. It encodes these proteins:
- the rplA gene encoding 50S ribosomal protein L1, whose amino-acid sequence is MAKRSKNYRKSAEKIHAGEIYSPRKAMELAKETSTVKFDATVEVMFRLGVDPRKADQMVRGTVNLPHGTGKTARVIVFATGDRAQQAIDAGADEVGGDELIEKVAGGWTDFDAAVATPDLMGKVGRLGRVLGPRGLMPNPKTGTVTMDVAKAVSDIKGGRIEFRVDKHGNLGFIVGKTSFSVEQLVENYAAAQEEILRLKPSSSKGRYISKATVSTTMGPGIPLDASKTRDLLED
- a CDS encoding glycosyltransferase family 39 protein, which encodes MDWAVALILALASLVWSAIAISSSPGLSRYDEWTYIDYAQRISQGEIPVQGDELTEYARQAWSCRGMEGDIRGVTPPPCEEVGERPAGEWPFEGENYNAFHPPLYFAFAGLIGQAFDGAGADFTDGARTASAILAAAGAAAVYLAVRQWGVGRRNSAGATFVATSAPALAQSAAIVHNDAASMLAGAAAVWIGARIFRHGNHGWLLPLIITALISSTRTMSVVTLLAVGALSFVVALRGDDRWRRVKPSLAIAAGTMVPYVLWTAFQNSRRPDDYVPAITGLSTEPFDAGSLPTVVNSIVGGGAPWGLTSPAGDWYLHPDLDSGLLTGWSWVLYAVFLVLLPVALYVAIKGRADIRHLAILVLLLPAFTALIVQAREILSNDAHFRAISGRYSITAVPMYAAFLGVLSERHAGELLRNWLLLGFGTAGFTALLLSPFV